One window from the genome of Candidatus Synechococcus calcipolaris G9 encodes:
- a CDS encoding histidine phosphatase family protein — translation MTLKLYFLRHGQTPYSRANDYCGAMDPDLTPEGQQMAEAFATAYARMPWTAVYVSPMRRTITTAQPLCDRIGIEMHKRDGLREIHYGEWEGMPPEEVNAKFHDDYVRWLADPGWNAPTGGERGVDIAHRSSEVLEEIEQTHTDGNVLVVSHKATIRIMVCGLLGIDVGRFRDRIAAPVASLSIVEYGPHGPLLLALAERSHLGEDLRQLPGT, via the coding sequence ATGACTCTAAAACTCTATTTTCTTCGCCATGGCCAGACTCCCTACAGCCGCGCCAATGATTACTGCGGAGCCATGGATCCCGACCTCACCCCCGAAGGGCAACAGATGGCAGAAGCCTTTGCGACGGCCTATGCACGAATGCCCTGGACCGCAGTCTATGTCAGTCCAATGCGCCGAACGATCACCACCGCCCAACCCCTGTGCGATCGCATTGGCATAGAAATGCACAAACGGGATGGCCTGCGGGAAATTCACTATGGTGAATGGGAAGGGATGCCCCCGGAAGAAGTCAATGCCAAATTCCATGATGACTATGTGCGCTGGTTAGCGGATCCGGGTTGGAATGCCCCCACCGGAGGAGAGCGGGGTGTGGATATTGCCCACCGCAGTAGTGAAGTCCTCGAAGAGATTGAACAAACCCATACCGATGGCAATGTTCTCGTGGTCTCCCATAAGGCAACCATTCGGATTATGGTCTGTGGCCTGTTGGGGATCGATGTGGGTCGATTCCGCGATCGCATTGCTGCCCCCGTGGCCAGCCTGAGTATTGTCGAGTATGGCCCCCACGGCCCCCTATTGTTAGCCTTAGCGGAGCGATCTCACCTCGGTGAAGACCTGCGCCAACTACCAGGAACCTAA
- the malQ gene encoding 4-alpha-glucanotransferase, producing the protein MQFPRSSGLLLHPTSLPGGHGIGDLGQAAYEFIDFLAASDQQFWQVLPLGPTGYGHSPYMCYSAMAGNPLLISLDGLVSQGWLTAEHLSHLNLPNSDRLDYDAVISQKLPLLGIAAHQFMEKADDDQRQEFDQFCQDSAYWLDTYALFMALKDQHQGQAWYDWPSELSQRDAEALGIATSELKEQIFTYKFQQFIFFQQWSALKFYANSKRIQIIGDIPIYVAHDSADVWAFPEFFQLEPETGAAAFMAGVPPDYFSETGQLWGNPIYNWDRLAKEDYYWWIERFRCLLRYVDIIRVDHFRGFQGYWQVPQGETTAMNGEWVDGPGAQFFEVLEEKMGTLPILAEDLGDITPDVIVLRDRFSFPGMKILQFAFGGGADNPFLPFNYVRNSVVYTGTHDNNTTVGWFGQLSEWERQRLSDYLGCFSSSGIHWDLIRLALSSIANQAIFPAQDVLGLGGEARMNFPSTTSGNWSWRLWPNELHQDVGNHLKHLTHLYGRQPIPEEPENPENNEDHN; encoded by the coding sequence ATGCAGTTCCCCCGATCCAGTGGTCTTTTGCTCCATCCTACCTCTCTGCCGGGGGGCCATGGCATTGGGGATTTAGGCCAAGCTGCCTACGAATTTATTGATTTTTTAGCTGCCAGTGATCAGCAATTTTGGCAGGTACTACCCCTCGGGCCCACGGGCTATGGCCATTCTCCCTATATGTGTTACTCGGCAATGGCGGGGAATCCCTTACTCATTAGTCTAGATGGGTTAGTTTCTCAGGGTTGGTTAACGGCAGAACATCTCAGTCACTTAAATTTGCCCAATAGCGATCGCCTTGATTACGATGCGGTCATTAGCCAAAAGTTGCCCTTGCTAGGCATTGCCGCCCATCAATTTATGGAGAAGGCGGATGACGATCAGCGGCAAGAATTTGATCAGTTTTGCCAGGATTCTGCCTATTGGCTCGATACCTATGCCCTTTTTATGGCCCTCAAAGATCAACACCAGGGTCAGGCTTGGTATGACTGGCCGTCAGAACTGAGTCAACGAGACGCAGAAGCCTTAGGGATTGCCACCAGCGAACTCAAGGAGCAAATTTTCACCTATAAATTCCAGCAATTTATCTTCTTTCAGCAGTGGTCAGCCCTTAAGTTCTATGCCAACAGCAAAAGAATCCAAATTATTGGCGATATTCCCATCTATGTGGCCCACGATAGTGCGGATGTATGGGCATTTCCTGAATTTTTCCAGTTAGAGCCAGAAACCGGCGCGGCGGCCTTCATGGCCGGTGTTCCCCCGGATTACTTCAGTGAAACGGGACAACTCTGGGGCAACCCCATTTATAACTGGGATCGCCTAGCCAAAGAGGACTATTACTGGTGGATTGAGCGTTTTCGCTGTCTCCTGCGCTACGTGGATATTATTCGGGTAGATCACTTTCGCGGTTTCCAAGGCTATTGGCAAGTGCCCCAGGGTGAAACAACTGCCATGAACGGGGAGTGGGTGGATGGCCCCGGCGCGCAATTCTTTGAGGTTCTCGAAGAAAAAATGGGAACTCTACCCATCTTGGCAGAGGATCTAGGGGATATTACCCCAGATGTGATTGTATTGCGAGATCGTTTTTCATTTCCAGGCATGAAAATATTGCAATTTGCCTTTGGTGGCGGCGCAGATAACCCCTTCTTGCCCTTTAATTACGTCCGTAACTCCGTTGTCTATACCGGAACCCACGATAACAATACAACGGTGGGTTGGTTTGGCCAGCTTTCGGAATGGGAACGGCAGCGGTTAAGTGATTATTTGGGCTGTTTTTCCAGTTCTGGCATTCACTGGGATTTAATTCGTTTAGCCTTGAGTTCCATTGCTAATCAAGCGATTTTTCCAGCACAGGATGTCTTGGGTCTGGGGGGCGAAGCACGGATGAATTTTCCCAGTACCACCTCTGGGAATTGGTCTTGGCGACTGTGGCCCAATGAATTACACCAAGACGTGGGCAACCACCTCAAGCATTTAACCCATCTCTATGGCCGCCAACCCATACCGGAAGAACCAGAAAACCCAGAAAATAACGAGGATCATAACTAA